The following proteins come from a genomic window of Aphelocoma coerulescens isolate FSJ_1873_10779 chromosome 18, UR_Acoe_1.0, whole genome shotgun sequence:
- the SMIM5 gene encoding small integral membrane protein 5: protein MSSESFLKEIQAIGEKFLLKLQKLPKADPVEIASFSVVLLFIVTVLVLTVIACSCCCYSCCGCDGRPDPRHKKSQVRPAARS, encoded by the exons ATGTCTTCTGAAAGCTTTCTGAAGGAAATACAAGCCATTGGTGAGAAGTTTCTCCTTAAGCTCCAGAAACTGCCCAAGGCTGATCCAGTGGAGATTGCCAGCTTTTCTGTGGTTCTTCTGTTTATTG tTACTGTGCTGGTGCTCACAGTCATTGCCTGCAGTTGCTGCTGCTacagctgctgtggctgtgatGGACGCCCTGACCCCAGACACAAGAAGAGCCAAGTCCGCCCAGCTGCCCGTTCATGA